A genomic region of Tsukamurella pulmonis contains the following coding sequences:
- a CDS encoding lantibiotic dehydratase: protein MTAAATRALIVDDAALRERVPLAGGWSAWRAAVLRSTGFPVEGLDQLVDDAVGAAADRYRAGELSGEDYRARFSEAAETVGARLRAVVTDDRFLRALVWQNRSAAGAADRVARHTGAGNAKHRARERLVARYWQRYCGKAETIGFFGPAAWVDLGAPGGELRHAPPTGTDIVADRHVVLESWAVIELARWMAEQPGVRAWLPPMLRPDTLLDGARALVGGRRAVRLTPEEALIAASADGETPAAELGSGFGMPRTTALETVARLAERQVLSWDGNISLGPDAEAQLARRVARIADPVAAAPCIAVLESLATHRADIEAAVDAETLDAALGALDRWFAALTGRAADRSSGASYAGRTLVYHDCVRADRVEVGADVLGAVGPALALVADSATWFSARLAQEYRADITREIVDARRRGRGAEVTLADVLARILPLFFGDAGDRAVDRAAAELSARWERVLDRLLAHADGTGAVRATAADLAPLVADEFGGAEPGWPHSVIHSPDLQLVATDPDAVARGEFRVVLGELHACMPSLDVPPLTWSIPGSVREAVDAECVLPRLVPLFPAGWRRNTGRFIPTTLGATEVAIGFAKASVIGRSRVVPAGAIVLQDDGSARTPDGRSWSFGQTFGSFLSIVAADAFKVGLPGAHAPRVEIDRLVLFRETWRPEAGSLVLTARSDEAERYAVFRAWARHVGLPRRTYAKVPGEPKPLFVDLDSPVLVAGLLSTLRGDGAPRPDARLTFSEALPDRDDCWLRDADGARYVSEFRLHLSRTPEGIR from the coding sequence ATGACCGCCGCCGCCACTCGGGCACTGATCGTCGACGACGCCGCCCTGCGCGAGCGGGTCCCGCTCGCGGGCGGGTGGAGTGCCTGGCGCGCGGCGGTCCTGCGCAGCACCGGCTTTCCCGTCGAGGGCCTGGACCAGCTGGTCGACGACGCCGTCGGCGCCGCCGCGGACCGCTACCGCGCGGGCGAGCTGAGCGGCGAGGACTACCGGGCCCGGTTCTCCGAGGCGGCGGAGACGGTCGGCGCACGCCTGCGCGCGGTGGTGACCGACGACCGCTTCCTGCGGGCGCTGGTGTGGCAGAACCGCTCCGCCGCGGGCGCCGCCGACCGCGTGGCGCGGCACACGGGCGCGGGCAACGCCAAACACCGTGCCCGCGAACGCCTGGTGGCCCGGTACTGGCAGCGCTACTGCGGCAAGGCGGAGACCATCGGCTTCTTCGGCCCCGCCGCCTGGGTCGACCTCGGCGCGCCCGGCGGGGAGCTGCGGCACGCGCCGCCCACCGGCACGGACATCGTGGCCGACCGGCACGTGGTCCTCGAATCGTGGGCCGTGATCGAGCTCGCCCGGTGGATGGCCGAGCAGCCCGGCGTGCGCGCGTGGCTGCCGCCCATGCTGCGGCCGGACACCCTGCTCGACGGTGCGCGGGCCCTGGTCGGCGGGCGGCGCGCCGTGCGGCTCACCCCGGAGGAGGCGCTGATCGCGGCCTCCGCCGACGGCGAGACCCCCGCGGCCGAGCTGGGATCCGGGTTCGGCATGCCCCGCACGACGGCGCTGGAGACCGTCGCGCGGCTCGCCGAGCGCCAGGTGCTCTCCTGGGACGGCAACATCAGCCTGGGGCCCGACGCCGAGGCGCAGCTGGCCCGCCGGGTCGCGCGGATCGCCGACCCCGTGGCCGCCGCCCCGTGCATCGCCGTCCTCGAATCCCTCGCCACGCACCGCGCGGACATCGAGGCGGCCGTCGACGCCGAGACGCTCGACGCCGCGCTGGGCGCCCTGGACCGCTGGTTCGCGGCCCTCACCGGCCGTGCCGCCGACCGCTCCTCCGGCGCCTCCTACGCCGGGCGCACCCTCGTCTACCACGACTGCGTGCGCGCGGACCGGGTCGAGGTCGGCGCCGACGTCCTCGGCGCGGTGGGCCCCGCGCTGGCGCTCGTCGCCGACTCCGCCACCTGGTTCTCCGCCCGCCTGGCGCAGGAGTACCGGGCCGACATCACCCGCGAGATCGTCGACGCCCGCCGCCGCGGGCGCGGCGCCGAGGTGACCCTCGCCGACGTCCTCGCGCGGATCCTGCCGCTCTTCTTCGGCGACGCCGGCGACCGCGCGGTGGACCGCGCCGCCGCCGAGCTCTCGGCGCGCTGGGAACGGGTGCTCGACCGGCTCCTGGCGCACGCCGACGGGACCGGTGCGGTCCGCGCCACCGCGGCGGATCTCGCCCCGCTCGTGGCCGACGAGTTCGGCGGCGCCGAGCCGGGGTGGCCGCACTCGGTCATCCACAGCCCCGACCTGCAATTGGTCGCCACCGACCCGGACGCGGTGGCCCGCGGCGAGTTCCGCGTGGTGCTGGGCGAGCTGCACGCCTGCATGCCCAGCCTCGACGTGCCGCCGCTGACCTGGTCCATCCCCGGCAGCGTGCGCGAGGCCGTGGACGCCGAATGCGTTCTGCCCCGACTGGTCCCGTTGTTCCCCGCGGGGTGGCGGCGCAACACCGGCCGGTTCATCCCCACGACCCTCGGTGCCACCGAGGTCGCCATCGGCTTCGCGAAGGCCTCGGTCATCGGCCGGTCGCGGGTGGTGCCCGCGGGCGCGATCGTGCTGCAGGACGACGGATCGGCGCGCACCCCGGACGGCCGGAGCTGGAGCTTCGGCCAGACGTTCGGCTCGTTCCTGTCGATCGTGGCGGCCGACGCCTTCAAGGTCGGCCTGCCCGGCGCCCACGCCCCGCGCGTGGAGATCGACCGCCTGGTGCTCTTCCGCGAGACCTGGCGGCCCGAGGCGGGTTCGCTGGTGCTCACCGCCCGCAGCGACGAGGCCGAACGGTACGCGGTCTTCCGCGCCTGGGCGCGCCACGTGGGCCTGCCGCGCCGCACTTACGCCAAGGTCCCCGGCGAACCGAAGCCGCTGTTCGTCGACCTGGACAGCCCCGTGCTGGTCGCCGGGCTGCTCTCGACCCTGCGCGGCGACGGTGCGCCGCGCCCCGACGCGCGCCTGACGTTCAGCGAGGCGCTGCCCGACCGCGACGACTGCTGGCTCCGCGACGCCGACGGCGCCCGCTACGTCAGCGAGTTCCGGCTCCATCTCAGCCGCACCCCGGAGGGAATCCGATGA
- the sbnA gene encoding 2,3-diaminopropionate biosynthesis protein SbnA: protein MTDLYADGLLRAREASVLSVIGNTPLVPLDRMFAEAHFRVFGKLERCNPGGSVKDRPARAMIERGIAEGRLIPGVSEVVESSSGNLGIALAQVCNYYDLRFHCIVDARATRTNIALIRAYGGTVEVIDRPDPETGEYLPARIRRVQQICGETGAFWPNQYANAVNAESHHATIAEILRAVHFRLDYLFCTTSSCGTLRGCSDFLRAHGLETVIIGVDAAGSAIFGPQFVGEAVRKLPGHGAAIVPPLFAQDLADDVVHVTDAQAVRGCRRLLRTESILCGASSGAALAAISTYASRIPEGALCAAILPDGGDRYLDTIFDDDWVGENLNDETDEAVCA from the coding sequence ATGACCGACCTGTACGCCGACGGACTGCTGCGCGCCCGCGAGGCGTCGGTGCTGTCCGTGATCGGCAACACGCCACTGGTCCCGCTGGACCGGATGTTCGCCGAGGCGCACTTCCGGGTGTTCGGCAAGCTCGAGCGCTGCAACCCCGGCGGCTCGGTCAAGGACCGTCCCGCCCGCGCCATGATCGAGCGGGGCATCGCCGAGGGGCGCCTGATCCCCGGCGTCTCCGAGGTGGTCGAGTCCAGCTCGGGCAACCTGGGCATCGCGCTGGCGCAGGTGTGCAACTACTACGACCTCCGGTTCCACTGCATCGTGGACGCCCGTGCCACCCGCACCAACATCGCGCTGATCCGCGCCTACGGCGGCACCGTCGAGGTGATCGACCGGCCCGACCCGGAGACGGGGGAGTACCTGCCCGCGCGCATCCGCCGGGTGCAGCAGATCTGCGGGGAGACGGGCGCCTTCTGGCCGAACCAGTACGCGAACGCGGTCAACGCCGAATCGCACCACGCCACCATCGCGGAGATCCTGCGCGCGGTGCACTTCCGGCTCGACTACCTGTTCTGCACCACCAGCTCGTGCGGCACCCTGCGCGGGTGCTCGGACTTCCTGCGCGCGCACGGCCTCGAGACCGTGATCATCGGCGTCGACGCGGCCGGCAGCGCCATCTTCGGTCCGCAGTTCGTGGGCGAGGCCGTGCGGAAGCTGCCCGGTCACGGCGCCGCGATCGTGCCCCCGCTGTTCGCGCAGGACCTCGCCGACGACGTGGTGCACGTGACGGACGCGCAGGCCGTGCGGGGCTGCCGGCGACTGCTGCGCACCGAATCGATCCTGTGCGGCGCCTCCTCCGGCGCGGCGCTGGCGGCGATCTCCACGTACGCGAGCCGGATCCCCGAGGGGGCGCTGTGCGCCGCGATCCTCCCCGACGGCGGGGATCGCTACCTGGACACCATCTTCGACGACGACTGGGTCGGCGAGAACCTGAACGACGAGACCGACGAGGCGGTGTGTGCGTGA
- a CDS encoding 2,3-diaminopropionate biosynthesis protein SbnB — protein MDEIVAERHIAIIDAVEAAYRSHERYPEGTPHSVFLRFPDDPVNRIIGLPAYVGDGGRPTAGLKWISSFPANTDRGRERASAVIVLNDLETGYPRAILEGARISALRTAASAAAFSRIADGARRVEKVGVIGCGTINLATIAMLRAVHPALRTVAAHDAVPERAAQFVEATGLDGAVAPTIADVVDADVLAIATTDSSYWLDLDGALHDRTRPGRITVLHTSLRDIAPASLVGALNAVDDVEHALRADTALERAVRLASADGRTAADVVPLTIGALAAGTAHIPADDGRPLVYSPFGLGITDIAVARWVADEAERTGRGVRLEGFEPGVHATAAAHV, from the coding sequence GTGGACGAGATCGTGGCCGAGCGCCACATCGCGATCATCGATGCGGTCGAGGCCGCCTACCGCTCCCACGAGCGCTACCCCGAGGGCACGCCCCACTCGGTGTTCCTGCGCTTCCCGGACGACCCGGTGAACCGGATCATCGGGCTGCCCGCGTACGTCGGGGACGGCGGCCGACCCACCGCGGGACTGAAGTGGATCTCCAGCTTCCCCGCCAACACCGACCGCGGCCGCGAACGCGCCTCGGCGGTGATCGTGCTCAACGACCTCGAGACCGGGTACCCCCGCGCGATCCTCGAGGGCGCGCGGATCTCCGCCCTGCGCACCGCCGCCTCCGCGGCCGCGTTCAGCCGGATCGCGGACGGCGCGCGCCGGGTGGAGAAGGTCGGCGTGATCGGCTGCGGCACCATCAATCTCGCCACGATCGCGATGCTGCGGGCCGTGCACCCGGCGCTGCGCACCGTCGCCGCCCACGACGCGGTCCCGGAGCGGGCCGCCCAGTTCGTCGAGGCCACCGGCCTGGACGGGGCGGTGGCGCCCACGATCGCCGACGTCGTCGACGCCGACGTGCTGGCCATCGCGACCACCGACTCGTCGTACTGGCTCGACCTCGACGGGGCCCTGCACGACCGCACCCGGCCCGGCCGGATCACGGTGCTGCACACCTCGCTCCGCGACATCGCGCCGGCCTCGCTGGTGGGCGCGCTCAACGCCGTCGACGACGTCGAGCACGCGCTGCGCGCCGATACCGCGCTCGAGCGCGCCGTGCGGCTCGCATCGGCCGACGGGCGCACCGCCGCAGACGTGGTGCCGCTGACGATCGGCGCGCTGGCCGCCGGGACGGCGCACATTCCCGCCGACGACGGCCGCCCGCTGGTGTACTCGCCGTTCGGCCTCGGCATCACCGACATCGCCGTGGCCCGCTGGGTCGCCGACGAGGCCGAGCGCACCGGGCGCGGGGTCCGCCTCGAGGGCTTCGAGCCCGGCGTGCACGCGACGGCGGCCGCCCATGTCTGA
- the fabG gene encoding 3-oxoacyl-ACP reductase FabG — MSDPFAFAPGTVAVVTGASRGIGRSAAIALAAAGCDVAVGFTADADGAETTAEAVRAHGRRAVTIRADVRQESEVVALFAAVRAELGPAAVLVANAGVTADGYVAAMGADKWSTVIDTNLTGAFYTAREGVKQMYRRGGAIVLVASTSGVAGRAGQANYAASKGGLIALGKSLAAELAPRGIRVNVVAPGFIDTDMVAGMPPAARTEATAGIPLGRIGSPDDVAAAVTFLAGPGAGYITGKVLTVDGGLVNG, encoded by the coding sequence ATGTCTGATCCGTTCGCCTTCGCCCCGGGCACCGTCGCGGTCGTGACGGGGGCCTCCCGCGGCATCGGCCGCAGCGCCGCGATCGCCCTCGCCGCCGCCGGCTGCGATGTCGCCGTGGGCTTCACGGCCGACGCCGACGGTGCCGAGACCACCGCGGAGGCGGTGCGCGCGCACGGCCGCCGCGCCGTCACGATCCGGGCGGACGTCCGGCAGGAGTCCGAGGTCGTGGCCCTGTTCGCCGCCGTGCGCGCCGAACTCGGACCGGCGGCCGTGCTCGTCGCCAACGCGGGCGTCACCGCCGACGGCTACGTCGCCGCCATGGGCGCCGACAAGTGGTCCACCGTGATCGACACCAACCTCACGGGCGCCTTCTACACCGCCCGCGAGGGCGTCAAGCAGATGTACCGCCGCGGCGGCGCGATCGTGCTCGTCGCCTCCACCTCCGGCGTCGCCGGCCGGGCCGGGCAGGCCAACTACGCCGCCAGCAAGGGCGGGCTGATCGCGCTCGGCAAGTCCCTCGCCGCCGAGCTCGCGCCGCGCGGCATCCGCGTGAACGTGGTCGCCCCCGGCTTCATCGACACCGACATGGTGGCCGGCATGCCGCCCGCCGCCCGCACGGAGGCGACCGCGGGGATCCCGCTCGGCCGCATCGGTTCCCCCGACGACGTCGCCGCCGCCGTGACCTTCCTCGCCGGACCCGGCGCCGGCTACATCACCGGCAAGGTCCTCACCGTCGACGGCGGCCTGGTCAACGGCTGA
- a CDS encoding acyl carrier protein, whose translation MADIAAIREAGAARLELNRRIKQLVIDGLGLEVTPEAISDNQPLFGRGLEMDSLDTLEVVVLVNDEFGVSVSDSDAQAFGSVNALADFILAKAPAPAAAR comes from the coding sequence ATGGCCGATATCGCAGCGATCCGGGAGGCCGGCGCCGCCCGTCTCGAGCTCAACCGCCGCATCAAGCAGCTCGTCATCGACGGGCTCGGCCTCGAGGTCACCCCCGAGGCCATCTCCGACAACCAGCCGCTGTTCGGCCGCGGCCTGGAGATGGACTCGCTCGACACCCTCGAGGTGGTCGTGCTCGTCAACGACGAGTTCGGGGTATCCGTCAGCGATTCCGACGCGCAGGCCTTCGGCTCGGTCAACGCGCTGGCCGACTTCATCCTGGCGAAGGCCCCCGCCCCGGCGGCGGCGCGATGA
- the fabZ gene encoding 3-hydroxyacyl-ACP dehydratase FabZ, with product MTTSVDAPASAGLRSYDASAILSMLPHRWPFLLIDGAFDVDPGRSGKGVKNVSLAEPYFAGHFPGDPIVPGVLIIEALAQLTAIVYVAQAQESGHPAPASTVGYLGAINRVKFHRVVRPGERLDLAVTLTTALGDLRTVDIAAHVGREKVVTGTITVSNRAGER from the coding sequence ATGACGACGTCCGTCGACGCCCCGGCGAGCGCCGGCCTGCGCAGCTACGACGCGTCGGCGATCCTGTCGATGCTGCCGCACCGCTGGCCGTTCCTGCTCATCGACGGCGCGTTCGACGTCGATCCGGGACGCTCGGGCAAGGGCGTCAAGAACGTCAGCCTCGCCGAGCCCTACTTCGCCGGGCACTTCCCCGGGGATCCGATCGTCCCGGGCGTGCTCATCATCGAGGCCCTCGCCCAGCTCACCGCCATCGTCTACGTGGCCCAGGCGCAGGAGTCCGGGCACCCCGCGCCCGCGTCCACCGTCGGCTACCTCGGCGCGATCAACCGGGTGAAGTTCCACCGCGTGGTTCGGCCCGGTGAGCGGCTCGACCTCGCGGTCACCCTCACCACGGCGCTGGGCGATCTGCGCACCGTCGACATCGCCGCCCACGTGGGCCGGGAGAAGGTCGTGACCGGCACGATCACCGTGAGCAACCGGGCGGGCGAGCGATGA
- a CDS encoding GNAT family N-acetyltransferase, with translation MTAAVQQHAADAADADVRVRPLVDDDLAQIAALYAAHPDNPNPIGVPLTADALRAELRDRGTVAFTVAVVDGAVVGTFGLFESTGRRVAEPGQLLADMFFVAPEHRRGSLTGNLFAATVDTMIALGYGVLRLTVNPANAIAYRLYRRVGSLALAPAAAGADGNVELYNVIPLLLSTAAPHLPAAVIEAARSRETFRFGATQGRDAGHHCDVRTAADGTPVVRTTVHLGGAELDAELDADTLTIRSLTLRHDGEETALPVPAAAPRVARAAPTELRRGDWHVRVDDADGAITLRHPGFRGDLLAIAWPAAGGTRPAWRRGRRGDFAVTATAAGLTILDRADPASVVVDLAIADGPDGPVLEHRVTGGPHRRLYLTGLRAGTVRSAAGTARIGTDLAAPGERIVPDTAEIPAAAPAAGDRVTWSGGFRIVAEATGMDARLVDATTLDVRADSGSTVRLRLSAPGPAGAPQVTGGRLRAAGRPLALDPAVGGARTWAPGGRPVLWGPHPRVRALGHLPQWRAGLWVTAEQPDRTAGVGWGAAPGAIWATAGDGLDGDGISWCAVESETEHGPELTVDVDDRGPRAAVLWCTPRTARTGDVLLGDARIPLGASRHRWARPGEEPSIPLPDGGTLTLHAPAGGELLVRATPAGLLIGGLCPPGRSTWRITVRTSRTTTEENR, from the coding sequence ATGACCGCGGCGGTGCAGCAGCACGCGGCCGACGCCGCGGACGCGGACGTGCGGGTCCGGCCCCTCGTCGACGACGATCTCGCGCAGATCGCCGCCCTGTACGCGGCGCACCCGGACAACCCCAACCCGATCGGGGTGCCGCTCACCGCCGACGCCCTGCGCGCCGAACTGCGCGACCGCGGCACCGTCGCCTTCACCGTCGCGGTCGTCGACGGTGCCGTGGTCGGCACCTTCGGCCTGTTCGAGTCCACCGGACGCCGGGTCGCCGAGCCCGGCCAGCTTCTGGCCGACATGTTCTTCGTCGCGCCGGAGCACCGTCGCGGCAGCCTCACGGGGAACCTGTTCGCCGCCACCGTGGACACGATGATCGCCCTCGGGTACGGGGTGCTGCGGCTGACCGTCAACCCGGCCAACGCGATCGCCTACCGCCTCTACCGCCGCGTCGGCTCGCTCGCGCTCGCGCCCGCCGCGGCCGGGGCCGACGGCAACGTCGAGCTCTACAACGTGATCCCGCTCCTGCTGAGCACCGCGGCCCCGCACCTGCCCGCCGCCGTGATCGAGGCGGCCCGCTCCCGGGAGACCTTCCGGTTCGGCGCCACGCAGGGCCGCGACGCCGGGCACCACTGCGACGTGCGGACCGCCGCCGACGGCACCCCCGTCGTGCGCACCACCGTCCACCTCGGCGGTGCCGAGCTCGACGCCGAGCTCGACGCAGACACCCTCACGATCCGCTCCTTGACCCTGCGTCACGACGGCGAGGAGACCGCCCTGCCGGTGCCGGCCGCCGCGCCCCGCGTCGCGCGCGCCGCCCCGACGGAGCTGCGCCGCGGCGACTGGCACGTGCGCGTCGATGACGCCGACGGCGCGATCACTCTGCGCCACCCCGGATTCCGCGGCGACCTGCTGGCGATCGCCTGGCCCGCGGCCGGCGGCACGCGCCCGGCCTGGCGCCGCGGCCGGCGCGGCGACTTCGCCGTCACCGCGACCGCGGCCGGCCTGACGATCCTCGACCGCGCCGACCCCGCGTCCGTCGTCGTCGACCTCGCGATCGCCGACGGCCCCGACGGCCCGGTGCTCGAACACCGCGTCACCGGCGGGCCGCACCGCCGGCTGTACCTGACCGGCCTGCGCGCCGGCACCGTGCGCAGTGCGGCGGGGACGGCGCGGATCGGGACCGACCTGGCGGCGCCGGGGGAGCGGATCGTGCCCGACACCGCCGAGATCCCCGCCGCCGCACCCGCGGCGGGCGACCGGGTGACCTGGTCCGGCGGGTTCCGGATCGTCGCCGAGGCGACCGGGATGGATGCGCGCCTCGTCGACGCCACGACCCTGGACGTGCGCGCGGACTCCGGATCGACGGTGCGATTGCGCCTGAGCGCGCCCGGACCCGCCGGGGCGCCGCAGGTCACTGGCGGGCGGCTGCGCGCGGCGGGGCGCCCGCTGGCCCTGGACCCGGCAGTCGGAGGAGCCCGCACCTGGGCCCCGGGCGGCCGCCCCGTGCTGTGGGGGCCGCACCCGCGCGTCCGTGCCCTCGGACACCTGCCCCAGTGGCGGGCGGGGCTCTGGGTCACCGCCGAGCAGCCGGACCGCACCGCCGGCGTCGGCTGGGGCGCCGCCCCCGGCGCGATCTGGGCCACTGCCGGTGACGGGCTCGACGGTGACGGGATCAGCTGGTGTGCGGTCGAATCCGAGACCGAGCACGGTCCGGAGCTCACCGTCGACGTCGACGACCGCGGGCCGCGTGCCGCCGTCCTGTGGTGCACGCCCCGCACCGCCCGCACCGGCGACGTGCTGCTCGGCGACGCCCGGATCCCGCTCGGTGCGAGCCGGCACCGCTGGGCCCGCCCCGGTGAGGAGCCCTCGATCCCGCTGCCCGATGGCGGCACCCTCACCCTGCACGCCCCCGCGGGCGGCGAACTGCTCGTCCGCGCCACCCCCGCCGGACTGCTGATCGGCGGGCTCTGTCCCCCCGGCCGCAGCACCTGGCGCATCACCGTCCGAACCAGCCGAACCACCACCGAGGAGAACCGATGA
- a CDS encoding aminomethyltransferase family protein has product MSENPTDYAGYRALRDGAGVYRRPDHGVVVLTGDDRLHVLDRVLSKGSDFTDPDTAREAVIVTADGAPLALVLHVELDDASVLLALTPLDAGALAARVREIATGTPDAGDTAVTEPALAGIAVEGPAAWRVAAEFLDFDVSGLVLGAVERAAHAELPAAGFEPRIVRTGTTGEYGYLLLVDAASADAVHELVHRLAAPHGGAPVATDELWRAQAEVASPLYGTGFDGLSTAEADVSWLIDFARIGAFDGSDAIAAPPEPGRRLTPLLLGASARVRGGEAVTAGDAGDRVGTLVAASIPVDGNRIAYAVIEDPFHAPGLALAVDGEAGSLPAATVALPLLVTRSTTERIG; this is encoded by the coding sequence ATGAGCGAGAACCCGACCGACTACGCCGGCTACCGCGCCCTGCGCGACGGCGCGGGGGTCTACCGGCGCCCGGACCACGGCGTCGTCGTCCTCACCGGCGACGACCGCCTGCACGTGCTCGATCGCGTGCTGTCCAAGGGCAGCGACTTCACCGACCCCGACACCGCGCGCGAGGCCGTCATCGTCACCGCCGACGGCGCGCCGCTGGCCCTGGTCCTGCACGTCGAACTCGACGACGCCTCCGTGCTCCTCGCGCTCACCCCGCTCGATGCCGGCGCGCTGGCTGCCCGCGTGCGGGAGATCGCCACCGGCACACCGGACGCCGGCGACACCGCGGTGACCGAGCCCGCCCTCGCCGGGATCGCCGTCGAGGGGCCCGCCGCCTGGCGGGTGGCCGCCGAGTTCCTCGACTTCGACGTCTCCGGCCTGGTGCTGGGCGCCGTGGAGCGCGCCGCCCACGCGGAACTGCCCGCCGCCGGTTTCGAGCCGCGGATCGTCCGCACCGGCACCACCGGCGAGTACGGCTACCTGCTGCTGGTGGACGCCGCCTCCGCGGACGCGGTGCACGAGCTGGTGCACCGGCTCGCCGCGCCCCACGGGGGCGCCCCGGTCGCCACCGACGAGCTGTGGCGGGCCCAGGCCGAGGTCGCCTCGCCGCTCTACGGCACGGGGTTCGACGGTCTGTCCACCGCCGAGGCCGACGTCAGCTGGCTCATCGACTTCGCCCGCATCGGCGCCTTCGACGGCTCCGACGCCATCGCAGCGCCCCCGGAGCCGGGCCGGCGCCTGACACCGCTCCTGCTCGGCGCCTCCGCCCGCGTCCGCGGCGGCGAGGCCGTCACCGCGGGCGATGCGGGCGACCGCGTCGGGACACTCGTCGCCGCCTCGATCCCGGTGGACGGCAACCGGATCGCCTACGCCGTGATCGAGGACCCGTTCCACGCGCCCGGCCTCGCGCTCGCCGTCGACGGGGAGGCCGGCAGCCTGCCCGCCGCGACCGTCGCGCTGCCGCTGCTGGTGACCCGGTCCACCACCGAGCGGATCGGCTGA